A single window of Brevundimonas vitisensis DNA harbors:
- a CDS encoding monovalent cation:proton antiporter-2 (CPA2) family protein yields the protein MAEAGGGLELGHVVGLLAVAVVAVPLFRRLGLGSVLGYLAAGLLIGPFGIGLIREPEAVLHVAEMGVVMFLFIIGLEMRPARLWSLRKEIFGLGVAQVGVAGLLLTLTGMAAGLSAPIAFVGAMGFVLSSTAVIMQMLDERGEMGTPLGQRAVSILLLEDLAIVPLLAVVAIMAGVMGTSGEAAPPLWRTIGLAVGAVAVVFLAGRFLMNPVFRILARYGGREVMTYGALLVVVGAAWLMDLGGLSMAMGAFLAGVLLSESTFRHQLEADVEPFRALLLGLFFVSVGMSLDVAVVLADWQVIIGGVVAFMAVKAVAIYGVGRVFKATERESVERAVLFAQGGEFAFVLYAAALSVGVFDARVSAALTAIVILSMVLTPLTTMIVGRFMPASTLSPDEAEGVDRAEGLRERVLIIGFGRFAQVVSQPLLARDVDVSIIDHDVEMIQAAGNFGFKVYYGDGTRLDTLRASGAEKAETILVCVDKPEAADRIVELVKSEFPLTKLFVRAFDRGHSIRLIQAGVDYQVRETFESALAFSEKVLLDLGLSDQEARETIEDVRRRDEERLTLQLAGGLQAGRSLMRGNASTPQPAPYVKPRREGKLLNEDDVESAA from the coding sequence ATGGCGGAAGCGGGCGGAGGTCTGGAGCTGGGCCATGTGGTGGGTCTGCTGGCCGTGGCGGTCGTGGCCGTCCCCTTGTTTCGGCGTCTGGGTCTGGGGTCGGTGCTCGGCTATCTGGCGGCAGGGCTGCTGATCGGGCCGTTCGGGATCGGCCTGATCCGTGAGCCCGAGGCGGTGCTGCACGTCGCCGAGATGGGCGTGGTGATGTTCCTGTTCATCATCGGCCTGGAGATGCGACCGGCCCGGCTGTGGAGCCTGAGAAAAGAGATTTTCGGCCTGGGAGTGGCCCAGGTCGGGGTGGCGGGCCTGTTGCTGACCCTGACCGGCATGGCGGCCGGGCTGTCGGCCCCGATCGCCTTCGTCGGGGCCATGGGCTTTGTGCTCAGTTCGACCGCCGTCATCATGCAGATGCTGGACGAACGCGGCGAGATGGGGACGCCCCTGGGCCAGCGGGCGGTCTCCATCTTGTTGCTGGAGGATCTGGCCATCGTGCCCCTGCTGGCCGTGGTGGCGATCATGGCCGGGGTGATGGGAACCTCGGGCGAGGCCGCGCCGCCGCTGTGGCGGACCATCGGTCTGGCCGTCGGGGCCGTGGCGGTGGTCTTCCTGGCCGGACGGTTCCTGATGAACCCCGTGTTCCGCATCCTGGCGCGATACGGCGGGCGCGAGGTCATGACCTATGGGGCCCTGCTGGTCGTGGTGGGAGCGGCGTGGCTGATGGACCTGGGCGGTCTGTCCATGGCCATGGGGGCCTTCCTGGCCGGGGTTCTGCTGTCGGAATCGACCTTCCGCCATCAGTTGGAAGCCGACGTCGAGCCGTTCCGCGCCCTGTTGCTGGGCCTGTTCTTCGTCAGCGTCGGGATGTCGCTGGACGTCGCGGTGGTGCTGGCCGACTGGCAGGTCATCATCGGCGGTGTGGTCGCCTTCATGGCGGTGAAGGCGGTTGCGATCTATGGCGTCGGCCGGGTGTTCAAGGCGACCGAGCGGGAATCGGTCGAGCGCGCGGTGCTGTTCGCCCAGGGGGGCGAGTTCGCTTTTGTCCTTTATGCCGCCGCCCTGTCGGTCGGGGTGTTCGATGCCCGGGTCTCGGCGGCCCTGACGGCGATCGTCATCCTGTCCATGGTGCTGACGCCTCTGACCACCATGATCGTCGGCCGGTTCATGCCGGCCTCTACCCTGTCGCCGGACGAGGCCGAGGGCGTGGACCGGGCCGAGGGTCTGCGCGAACGGGTCCTGATCATCGGCTTTGGCCGGTTCGCCCAGGTCGTGTCCCAGCCGCTGCTGGCACGCGACGTCGATGTCTCGATCATCGACCACGATGTGGAGATGATCCAGGCGGCCGGGAATTTCGGCTTCAAGGTCTATTACGGCGACGGTACCCGGCTGGACACCCTGCGCGCCTCGGGCGCGGAAAAGGCCGAGACCATCCTGGTGTGCGTGGACAAGCCCGAAGCCGCCGACCGGATCGTCGAACTGGTCAAATCGGAGTTCCCCCTGACCAAGCTGTTCGTGCGGGCCTTCGACCGGGGGCACTCCATCCGCCTGATCCAGGCGGGCGTCGACTATCAGGTGCGCGAGACGTTCGAGTCGGCCCTGGCCTTCAGCGAGAAGGTGCTGCTGGACCTGGGCCTGAGCGACCAGGAGGCGCGCGAGACGATCGAGGACGTGCGCCGCCGCGACGAGGAACGGCTGACCCTTCAACTGGCCGGTGGGCTTCAGGCCGGGCGGTCGCTGATGCGCGGCAATGCCTCGACACCGCAGCCGGCCCCCTATGTGAAGCCGCGCCGCGAGGGCAAGCTGCTGAACGAGGACGACGTGGAGAGCGCGGCCTAG
- a CDS encoding DUF4168 domain-containing protein — protein sequence MRVSTLLAATASVALISGAAAAAPAAVATAAVSAPQDAAYTDAELKGYATAMARIAPIAQSLNGAAPNADQQAQMAAAVSESGLTIEKFNEISNAVGADPELGARAELAAATPSPAGSVGAGVTDTEADQFGAAMVQLQAVLATVQGGTPTPEQQAQMAAIVEGSGLSVERFNEISNAVAQDAHLRARVSLADARRN from the coding sequence ATGCGTGTTTCGACCCTCCTCGCCGCCACCGCCTCCGTTGCCCTGATCTCGGGTGCCGCCGCAGCCGCCCCCGCCGCAGTCGCCACTGCCGCCGTCTCGGCACCGCAGGATGCCGCCTATACCGACGCTGAACTGAAGGGCTATGCCACGGCCATGGCGCGGATCGCGCCGATCGCCCAGTCCCTGAACGGCGCGGCTCCCAATGCCGACCAGCAGGCCCAGATGGCCGCTGCCGTCAGCGAGTCCGGCCTGACGATCGAGAAGTTCAACGAAATCTCCAATGCCGTGGGTGCTGATCCCGAGCTGGGCGCCCGCGCCGAGCTGGCCGCCGCCACGCCGTCGCCGGCCGGCTCGGTCGGTGCTGGCGTGACCGATACCGAGGCCGATCAGTTCGGGGCCGCCATGGTTCAGCTTCAGGCCGTGCTGGCCACGGTGCAGGGTGGCACCCCCACCCCCGAGCAACAGGCCCAGATGGCCGCCATCGTCGAAGGCTCCGGCCTGTCGGTCGAGCGGTTCAATGAGATCTCGAACGCCGTGGCTCAGGACGCCCACCTGCGCGCCCGCGTCTCTCTGGCCGACGCACGCCGCAACTGA
- a CDS encoding tetratricopeptide repeat protein: MSASRVARSRLLKTSVAAAAAGAITFAPFASLAQEGTVALDPIVIRIGATEAFTRVEFAGVIGARSRVRQDGRAVIVRLGTTAAPDVSRLKVDPPRGVESVETRSVRGGTELVLTLAEGAEARSGVADGAVWLNLYAPGAAPPVEAAAKAPITEAIPVKATVAEDSVSLDFQWPQAVGAAVFRRGDAVWVVFDTVARLDMAGARTLGPATDARWAAGPDYVAVRIAAPRSLPVSAVSEGTGWRVVIGGLPRSATGVDVGRDDSGEPVLVARMAGATKAIWLTDPVVGDRFAAVTALAPGKGYGRRQQSVDLTLIPTAHGLAVETPADDLAIRAEGDLVTLSRPRGLILSPPSAGLQTATAGADAPRKAPYPALILAEWAGLGDQTFTERHRALQDAAAQEGAKAGDDPRAPVEARLALARFLIGSGLAYEAIGVLNAIVAAAPNMLGEAEVRGLRGAARASIGRLEEAQGDLAGASLAGDPSAAVWRGYVASRQGDWIEARRSFAAGAGVIDRFAPEWRARFGAAHALAAIETGELEAARALLAYSFSQPAPAADQLAARLIQARLFELEGQGDRALAVYRAVARAPLDGVAVPAKLGIVRLELARGTMKPDVAAAQLESLRWRWRGDAVEVEVIRTLGQLYLSQGLYREALTALRGAGPRMARLPGATELQADQDKAFRVLFLEGGADGMQPVQALGLFYDFRDLTPVGADGDEMVRRLARRLIDVDLLDQAAELLKHQVDNRLEGVAKAQVATDLATVYLMDRQPEKALQALWGSRTTLLPTAMNAERRALEARALMDLGRFDHALEVLGDDQSPAARDVRAEVLWKQQKWAEAAAIYEARLGERFKDTGTPLSAEDESRLIRAGVGYSLGGDGGAVARLSRNWSGFIAGAKAPNALRIALAGLDGLGGTAQAQDFASLTAAADTFAGWVNGMKTQFRERTGGNRP; encoded by the coding sequence ATGTCCGCCTCGCGCGTCGCCCGTTCTCGACTGTTGAAGACCTCCGTGGCGGCTGCCGCGGCCGGGGCGATCACGTTCGCGCCCTTTGCCTCCCTCGCGCAGGAGGGCACGGTCGCACTGGACCCGATCGTCATCCGCATCGGAGCGACCGAAGCCTTTACCCGCGTCGAGTTCGCCGGCGTGATCGGGGCCCGGTCCCGGGTGCGCCAGGACGGGCGGGCCGTGATCGTTCGCCTGGGCACCACAGCGGCCCCTGACGTCAGCCGGCTGAAGGTCGATCCCCCGCGAGGCGTCGAGAGCGTCGAGACCCGCTCGGTGAGGGGCGGCACCGAACTGGTTCTGACCTTGGCCGAGGGCGCCGAGGCGCGGTCGGGCGTGGCCGATGGCGCGGTCTGGCTGAACCTTTATGCACCCGGTGCCGCGCCGCCCGTGGAAGCCGCAGCCAAGGCGCCGATCACCGAGGCGATACCGGTCAAGGCGACCGTCGCCGAAGACAGCGTCAGCCTGGATTTTCAATGGCCTCAGGCCGTCGGAGCCGCAGTCTTTCGGCGCGGCGATGCCGTCTGGGTGGTGTTCGACACCGTTGCCCGTCTGGACATGGCGGGGGCCCGGACCCTGGGCCCGGCGACGGATGCCCGGTGGGCGGCCGGTCCCGACTATGTCGCCGTCCGCATCGCTGCGCCGCGCAGTCTTCCTGTCTCCGCCGTCAGTGAAGGCACAGGATGGCGTGTGGTCATCGGGGGCCTGCCCCGGTCTGCCACCGGTGTCGACGTCGGTCGCGACGACAGCGGAGAGCCGGTCCTGGTTGCACGCATGGCCGGGGCGACAAAGGCGATCTGGCTGACCGATCCGGTCGTGGGCGACCGCTTCGCCGCCGTCACGGCACTGGCCCCCGGCAAGGGATATGGCCGTCGCCAGCAGTCGGTGGACCTGACCCTGATCCCCACCGCGCATGGACTGGCGGTCGAGACGCCCGCCGACGATCTGGCCATCCGCGCAGAGGGCGATCTGGTCACTCTGTCGCGGCCGCGCGGGCTGATCCTGTCTCCGCCGTCGGCGGGGTTGCAGACAGCGACGGCGGGCGCGGATGCGCCGCGCAAAGCGCCTTATCCGGCCTTGATCCTGGCCGAATGGGCCGGACTGGGCGACCAGACCTTTACCGAACGCCACCGCGCGCTGCAGGACGCAGCCGCCCAGGAGGGGGCCAAGGCCGGTGACGATCCGCGCGCCCCCGTCGAGGCCAGGCTGGCCCTGGCCCGGTTCCTGATCGGCTCTGGCCTGGCCTATGAGGCGATCGGCGTATTGAATGCGATCGTTGCCGCAGCCCCCAATATGCTCGGGGAAGCCGAGGTGCGCGGTCTGCGCGGCGCGGCGCGGGCCTCCATCGGTCGACTGGAAGAGGCGCAGGGCGATCTGGCGGGGGCTTCCCTGGCTGGTGATCCATCCGCCGCCGTCTGGCGCGGCTATGTCGCCAGCAGACAGGGCGACTGGATCGAAGCGCGGCGGTCCTTTGCGGCTGGTGCGGGCGTGATCGACCGCTTTGCGCCCGAGTGGCGCGCCCGGTTCGGGGCCGCCCATGCCCTGGCCGCCATCGAGACCGGCGAGCTGGAGGCTGCGCGGGCCCTGCTGGCCTATAGCTTCAGCCAGCCCGCACCGGCGGCCGACCAGTTGGCCGCGCGTCTGATCCAGGCCCGGCTGTTCGAACTGGAAGGGCAGGGCGACCGGGCCCTGGCCGTCTATCGGGCCGTGGCCCGCGCGCCGCTGGACGGAGTGGCCGTGCCCGCCAAACTGGGCATTGTGCGGCTGGAACTGGCGCGCGGGACGATGAAGCCCGACGTGGCGGCGGCCCAGCTGGAATCCCTGCGCTGGCGCTGGCGGGGCGATGCCGTCGAGGTCGAGGTGATCCGCACCCTGGGCCAGCTCTACTTGTCGCAGGGCCTGTATCGCGAGGCCCTGACCGCCCTGCGTGGCGCCGGACCGCGCATGGCGCGCCTGCCGGGCGCAACCGAGCTTCAGGCCGACCAGGACAAGGCCTTCCGCGTGCTGTTCCTGGAGGGCGGGGCCGACGGCATGCAGCCGGTCCAGGCGCTGGGCCTGTTCTATGACTTCCGCGACCTGACCCCGGTGGGGGCGGACGGCGACGAGATGGTGCGTCGACTGGCGCGGCGGCTGATCGATGTCGACCTGCTGGACCAGGCGGCGGAACTGCTGAAACACCAGGTCGACAACCGGCTGGAGGGTGTGGCCAAGGCCCAGGTCGCGACCGATCTGGCCACCGTCTATCTGATGGATCGCCAGCCGGAGAAGGCCCTGCAGGCGCTGTGGGGATCGCGCACCACCCTGCTGCCGACCGCCATGAACGCCGAACGTCGGGCCCTGGAAGCGCGGGCATTGATGGATCTGGGCCGGTTCGACCATGCCCTGGAAGTCCTGGGCGACGATCAGAGCCCCGCCGCCCGCGATGTCCGCGCCGAAGTCCTGTGGAAACAGCAGAAGTGGGCCGAGGCGGCCGCCATCTATGAGGCGCGGCTGGGTGAGCGGTTCAAGGACACAGGCACGCCCCTGAGCGCCGAGGACGAAAGCCGGCTGATCCGCGCCGGCGTCGGCTATTCGCTGGGCGGCGACGGCGGGGCGGTGGCGCGGCTCTCGCGCAACTGGTCCGGCTTCATCGCCGGGGCCAAGGCCCCCAATGCCCTGCGGATCGCCCTGGCGGGACTGGACGGTCTGGGCGGCACCGCACAGGCGCAGGACTTTGCCAGCCTGACCGCCGCAGCCGACACCTTTGCTGGCTGGGTCAACGGCATGAAGACCCAGTTCCGGGAACGGACCGGCGGCAACCGGCCCTAG
- a CDS encoding HlyD family type I secretion periplasmic adaptor subunit encodes MTAPTPHNPAPLPVVVNSPNPPAPVPDAPRNELLIGGAVIAAFFVLFLGWAAFAPLDAGAFAQGQVAVSGNRQAVQHRDGGVVSVLAVAEGDTVQQGQVLIQVAGGDLAATERGLTGQVLALLAQRSRLIAERDRLGSVPTPPEFASLPPEDQPLAAEALRLQRIQFDARSSGRSTERGVLQQRISQLEQQAEGLQRQITANIEQRRLIDEELEGMRSLAAQGYAPMTRVRALERQAAELDGQQGSLRAQVAATREQIGETRLQISAVGTTTNEDVAEQLRNIEIQLNELQPRLAATRAQIARNQVRAPASGQVVGLTIFTAGGVIQPGQTLMEIVPTDASQIIVAEIDPADIDNLRIGQDTEVKFPGLRETNPPIVRGRITRISADSFTREQTGARYFRAEIVVPQTELEKLGPSAGFIRPGAPVEVVVLLRRRTALQYLLEPLTRGLWRSGSAQ; translated from the coding sequence ATGACCGCTCCCACGCCCCATAATCCGGCGCCTTTGCCGGTCGTCGTCAACTCGCCCAACCCGCCCGCCCCCGTGCCCGATGCCCCGCGCAACGAGCTGCTGATCGGCGGGGCGGTCATTGCCGCCTTCTTCGTGCTGTTCCTGGGCTGGGCCGCCTTTGCGCCCCTGGATGCCGGTGCCTTTGCCCAGGGGCAGGTCGCCGTTTCCGGCAACCGTCAGGCGGTTCAGCATCGGGACGGCGGGGTCGTGTCGGTCCTGGCCGTCGCCGAGGGCGACACGGTCCAGCAAGGGCAGGTGCTGATCCAGGTGGCGGGCGGCGATCTTGCGGCCACCGAGCGCGGCCTGACGGGTCAGGTGCTGGCCCTGCTGGCACAGCGATCCCGCCTGATCGCCGAGCGGGACCGTCTGGGCAGTGTCCCGACCCCGCCTGAGTTCGCCAGCCTGCCGCCCGAGGACCAGCCCCTGGCCGCCGAGGCCCTGCGCCTGCAACGCATCCAGTTCGACGCCCGCAGTTCTGGTCGCTCGACCGAGCGCGGCGTGCTGCAACAAAGGATCAGCCAGCTGGAACAACAGGCCGAGGGCCTGCAGCGCCAGATCACCGCCAACATCGAGCAGCGCCGTCTGATCGACGAGGAACTGGAGGGGATGCGGTCCCTGGCGGCGCAGGGCTATGCGCCCATGACCCGCGTTCGGGCGCTGGAGCGTCAGGCCGCCGAGCTGGACGGCCAACAGGGCTCCTTGCGGGCCCAGGTCGCCGCCACCCGCGAACAGATCGGCGAAACCCGCCTGCAGATCTCGGCCGTCGGCACCACGACCAATGAGGACGTGGCCGAACAGCTTCGCAACATCGAGATCCAGCTGAACGAACTACAGCCGCGCCTGGCCGCGACGCGCGCCCAGATCGCCCGCAATCAGGTCCGCGCCCCCGCCTCGGGTCAGGTGGTCGGCCTGACCATCTTCACCGCCGGAGGCGTGATCCAGCCGGGCCAGACCCTGATGGAGATCGTGCCGACCGACGCGTCGCAGATCATCGTTGCCGAGATCGACCCCGCCGACATCGACAACCTGCGGATCGGCCAGGACACGGAGGTGAAATTCCCCGGCCTGCGCGAAACCAATCCCCCGATCGTGCGAGGGCGGATCACCCGCATCTCGGCCGACAGTTTCACGCGCGAACAGACCGGGGCCCGCTACTTCCGCGCCGAGATCGTCGTGCCCCAGACCGAGCTGGAAAAGCTGGGCCCTTCGGCGGGCTTCATACGGCCGGGGGCTCCGGTCGAGGTCGTGGTGCTGCTGCGTCGCCGCACCGCCCTGCAATATCTTCTGGAGCCGCTGACCCGCGGTCTGTGGCGTTCGGGCAGCGCGCAGTAA
- a CDS encoding TetR/AcrR family transcriptional regulator, which produces MSTNPTAASPATRRRGDDARAEAIVAARALLAEGGPSAVTLKAVGARMGVGHANLIHHFGSAAGLQAALMDRVVRDLAERIAGGLEALQPGELGQRKLLDAVFDAFGAGPDQGGAAELAAALVLAREGERAAGLAEVVRDLAVRVARLAGGDAEAQAKATGLVLTAAYMAFADALIGPILGDMLGVSRDYPRQLALSAGVAVLTGPVSPDQGAGKP; this is translated from the coding sequence ATGTCAACTAATCCGACTGCTGCTTCACCCGCGACGCGCCGGCGGGGTGACGATGCCCGCGCCGAGGCGATCGTGGCGGCTCGCGCCCTGCTGGCCGAGGGTGGGCCGTCGGCGGTCACGCTGAAGGCCGTGGGCGCGCGCATGGGCGTCGGCCATGCCAATCTGATCCACCATTTCGGATCGGCGGCCGGCTTGCAGGCGGCCCTGATGGATCGGGTCGTGCGGGACCTGGCCGAGCGGATCGCGGGGGGGCTGGAAGCCCTGCAGCCGGGCGAACTGGGCCAGCGCAAGCTGCTGGATGCGGTCTTCGACGCCTTTGGTGCGGGGCCCGATCAGGGCGGGGCGGCCGAGCTGGCTGCCGCCCTGGTTCTGGCGCGTGAGGGCGAGCGGGCGGCGGGCCTGGCCGAGGTGGTGCGCGACCTGGCGGTGCGGGTCGCCCGGCTGGCCGGGGGCGATGCAGAGGCCCAGGCCAAGGCCACCGGCCTGGTTCTGACCGCCGCCTACATGGCCTTTGCCGACGCCCTGATCGGGCCGATCCTGGGCGACATGCTGGGCGTCAGCCGCGACTATCCGCGCCAGCTGGCCCTGTCGGCGGGCGTGGCGGTCCTGACCGGCCCCGTCAGCCCCGATCAGGGGGCAGGGAAGCCGTAG
- a CDS encoding DUF983 domain-containing protein, which yields MATGIRCRCPRCGKGPLLRGYLTIRDRCPVCDLDYGFADPADGPAFFVMSVVGVLGMAAFMAFEFTVHPPTWVHFAFTFPALAAACLLILRPFKGWMVAEQYVHKAAPPEFESIGKHGPF from the coding sequence CTGGCCACCGGTATCCGCTGCCGTTGCCCACGGTGCGGCAAGGGCCCGCTGCTGCGCGGCTATCTGACCATCCGCGACCGCTGCCCCGTCTGTGATCTGGATTATGGCTTTGCCGATCCCGCCGACGGCCCTGCCTTCTTCGTCATGTCGGTCGTGGGTGTGCTGGGCATGGCCGCCTTCATGGCCTTCGAGTTCACGGTGCACCCGCCGACCTGGGTCCATTTCGCCTTCACCTTTCCGGCTCTGGCGGCGGCCTGCCTGCTGATCCTGCGCCCGTTCAAGGGGTGGATGGTGGCCGAGCAATATGTGCACAAGGCAGCCCCGCCCGAGTTTGAAAGCATCGGCAAACACGGCCCGTTCTGA
- a CDS encoding tetratricopeptide repeat protein → MTAAGALIPGIVQAQSGCVSQNSNFSVRIVECDAVIAAGDMGDIDYANALFNRGYALSQTGDKPAAIANYSAAIAVNPTFANAYDNRGWLRHEAGQNEAALADVSRAVELNPQSQNAWSNRATIALRMGRFDEGMMSADRLLALNPGHKYANAFRARAFLGQGRLDEAMTAIELAIRIDPAATYMLTDRGMIYQRRGDDLRAFGDYDATLRSTPDDAWALYGRGLAQLRLGRPAEGQADMARAVTLKPDIAESFARYGIRP, encoded by the coding sequence ATGACGGCAGCGGGGGCCCTGATTCCCGGGATCGTCCAGGCCCAGTCGGGCTGCGTCAGCCAGAACAGCAATTTCTCCGTCCGCATTGTCGAATGCGACGCCGTCATCGCCGCCGGCGACATGGGCGATATCGACTATGCCAACGCCCTGTTCAACCGGGGCTATGCCCTCAGCCAGACGGGCGACAAACCGGCCGCCATCGCCAACTACAGCGCCGCCATCGCTGTAAATCCGACCTTCGCCAATGCCTATGACAATCGGGGCTGGCTGCGCCATGAGGCCGGCCAGAATGAAGCGGCGCTTGCCGATGTCTCGCGCGCAGTCGAACTGAACCCCCAAAGTCAGAACGCCTGGAGCAACCGCGCCACCATCGCCCTGCGGATGGGCCGGTTCGACGAGGGCATGATGAGCGCCGACCGGCTGCTGGCCCTGAATCCCGGCCACAAATACGCCAACGCTTTCCGCGCTCGCGCCTTCCTGGGACAGGGACGGCTGGACGAAGCCATGACCGCCATCGAACTGGCCATCCGTATCGACCCCGCCGCCACCTATATGCTGACGGACCGCGGCATGATCTATCAGAGACGCGGCGACGATTTGCGTGCCTTCGGCGACTATGACGCGACCTTGCGCAGCACACCCGACGATGCCTGGGCGCTGTATGGCCGTGGCCTGGCTCAGCTTCGTCTGGGCCGCCCGGCCGAAGGCCAGGCCGACATGGCACGGGCGGTCACCCTTAAGCCCGACATCGCCGAAAGCTTTGCCCGCTATGGGATTCGGCCATGA
- a CDS encoding tetratricopeptide repeat protein, translated as MNRTPLLVALALGLIAASPAWAQSDGQTRLSSANETCRIDGPNAARIEACTYVIAHAQLTRNLLTGSLASRGQAHRLSGNREAAMADFDAALTIDPEYGFAWLGRGQVLQADGDTVAAIAAFDKATRYSPTLAGPYIARGNIMLTRSDFAGAEAEANRMLAAIPDTASAYRMRALARLRLRRLDEALADADRSIQLAPNDAYSFDLRGQIHQARGDQLRAFADYDRAVGLSPQTVNYLFRRGNVLHGLGRYADAIADFDAINRIQAPNATVLNALCWSRAVWGQQLDQALAECNESLRLRNDANTLDSRGLVHLRRSDAAAAFADYDAAYRLDADSASALYGRGLAQIRLGREVEGRADIAAAVAKDPKTAENYAGYGFPAP; from the coding sequence ATGAACCGCACCCCGCTCCTGGTCGCCCTGGCGCTCGGTCTGATAGCCGCCAGTCCCGCCTGGGCTCAGAGTGATGGCCAAACTCGGCTGAGTTCAGCGAACGAAACCTGCCGGATCGATGGCCCGAACGCGGCACGCATCGAGGCCTGCACCTATGTGATCGCCCACGCCCAGCTGACCCGAAACCTGCTGACCGGCAGCCTGGCGAGCCGCGGCCAGGCGCACCGTCTGTCTGGCAATCGCGAGGCGGCGATGGCAGATTTTGACGCCGCCCTGACGATAGACCCGGAATACGGCTTTGCTTGGCTGGGTCGCGGTCAGGTGCTGCAGGCGGACGGTGATACGGTCGCCGCGATCGCGGCGTTCGACAAGGCTACCCGCTATTCGCCCACTCTGGCCGGACCCTATATCGCACGCGGCAACATCATGCTCACGCGATCGGACTTCGCTGGGGCGGAGGCAGAGGCGAACCGCATGCTGGCTGCGATACCGGACACTGCCTCTGCCTATCGGATGCGTGCTCTGGCGCGTCTCCGGCTGAGGCGGTTGGACGAAGCCCTGGCCGACGCCGACCGGTCGATCCAGCTGGCGCCGAACGATGCCTACAGCTTCGATCTTCGCGGACAGATTCATCAGGCCCGGGGCGATCAGCTGCGGGCCTTTGCCGACTATGACCGGGCGGTCGGCCTGTCCCCACAGACGGTCAACTATCTGTTTCGCCGGGGCAATGTCCTGCATGGGCTGGGCCGCTATGCCGACGCCATAGCCGACTTCGATGCCATCAACCGCATCCAGGCCCCGAATGCGACGGTGCTGAACGCCCTGTGCTGGAGCCGGGCGGTCTGGGGTCAGCAGCTTGATCAGGCCCTGGCAGAGTGCAATGAATCCTTGCGCCTGAGGAACGACGCCAACACCCTCGACAGCCGGGGCCTGGTGCATCTTCGCCGAAGCGACGCCGCGGCCGCCTTTGCCGATTATGACGCTGCCTATCGGCTGGATGCCGACTCAGCCTCAGCCCTGTATGGGCGTGGACTGGCCCAGATCCGGCTGGGCCGCGAGGTCGAAGGTCGGGCTGACATCGCCGCGGCTGTGGCTAAGGACCCCAAGACCGCCGAAAACTATGCTGGCTACGGCTTCCCTGCCCCCTGA
- a CDS encoding metal-dependent hydrolase produces MPVQTSPADLTITARPLHMDRDAQTPRWWLNGDPYGTAVMNALSLTFPDGERFFIQAVRRFEGDCPPALRAQVRAFVQQEGAHTREHIAFNALTERSGYDVTEAMAFVEARIGLARSRPAIAQLAATVALEHFTAAFAHALLSRPELLKDAPPELARLWRWHSIEEIEHKAVAYDVFMHAISGLSPLKRWAFRRRAMILSTLLFTKTVRVTARMLLKQDGITGLRARWGLFRWLWLKPGLYRMILGDYLTFYRPGFHPWQTDDRALIAEAEAGLAMAA; encoded by the coding sequence ATGCCGGTCCAGACCTCGCCCGCCGACCTGACCATCACGGCCCGCCCCCTGCACATGGATCGTGACGCCCAGACCCCGCGCTGGTGGCTGAACGGCGATCCTTACGGCACGGCGGTAATGAACGCCCTGTCCCTGACCTTTCCGGATGGCGAGCGGTTCTTCATCCAGGCCGTGCGGCGTTTCGAGGGTGATTGCCCCCCCGCCCTGCGCGCTCAGGTCCGCGCCTTCGTGCAGCAGGAAGGGGCCCATACGCGCGAGCATATCGCCTTCAACGCCCTGACCGAGCGCTCCGGTTATGACGTGACCGAGGCCATGGCCTTTGTCGAGGCGCGCATCGGCCTGGCCCGGTCGCGCCCGGCCATCGCCCAGCTGGCCGCCACCGTGGCGCTGGAGCATTTCACGGCCGCCTTCGCCCATGCCCTGCTCAGCCGCCCCGAACTCCTCAAAGACGCGCCGCCCGAGCTGGCCCGGCTGTGGCGCTGGCATTCGATCGAGGAGATCGAGCACAAGGCCGTGGCCTATGACGTCTTCATGCACGCCATCTCGGGCCTGTCGCCGCTCAAACGCTGGGCCTTCCGCCGTCGCGCCATGATCCTGTCGACCCTGCTGTTCACCAAGACGGTGCGGGTCACGGCGCGGATGCTGCTGAAACAGGACGGCATTACCGGCCTGCGCGCACGCTGGGGCCTGTTCCGCTGGCTTTGGCTCAAGCCGGGCCTCTACCGGATGATCCTGGGCGACTATCTGACCTTCTACCGCCCCGGTTTCCACCCCTGGCAGACGGACGACCGCGCCCTGATCGCAGAGGCCGAGGCCGGTCTGGCCATGGCCGCCTAG